CAATAGATAATATGCAGACATATTCTTTCCATATTTTCAACTAAGAAAGTTCATGGGTTGCCGGAAAAGTATATATTGGACCGATGGAGAAAGGACATAAAACAcatgtatattattatttcGAGCAGTTATGACATTGTTGATCAAAGGGCTAAAACTGAAAGATATAAATGTCTATTGACAATTTGTTATGAGATAATAATAAATGCAATATCGTGTGATAGGCATACTGAAAATATGGTATTGAAGTTGTATGCGATGAATGAGGTATACCGCATCTTGAAACCCCACCACATGGATTCTAATGTTGGAGTTAGTAATGTAAATGCAGCCACATAAGAAGTTCTAAAAATGTGCTAAATCTCCATGTTGTTAGAGGCAAGGGAAGACCCCATGTAAGAGGAGAATGTCGATGATGGAGGAAcacgtgaaaaaaataaaagcaaaggctgttaaaaagaaaaaagatacagGAAAAAGTAAACTGGTGAGTGCttgttaatttttaagttattttcattattacctaatgtttttctttgagtaTTTGATAATAACATACAtttttacccataaaaaaagtatttgataATAACGTACCATTTCAACTCGGTTTAAAagtgataattattttttatgttgtcaGAGGCGTGGATTAGACATTAAACTATTAGCTCAAGAAAATGTACAACAACAAGTGATGGAGACACAAGAAAGTATACAAAATCCAGTGATGGATATACAAGAAAGTGTATAATTACCACTTTGAAGAGTtcattgtatttgtatttttttatgtgagtcttatTTTATCTGCTATTACATTCACAGATGCAACTAGGAATAGATGAAACACAACTAGAGATGGCAGATGGAACACAGCCAAATATATTCTCTTAGCAAGAATTTTTCGATCTATTATTGGAGTATGGTGTGTGTTGGTTGTGGTTTGTTGGAGTATGTTGCGTGTTGGCTATTTGTTGGAATTAAAAATCATGTATTGTTGGTGGTTTGTTGGAGTGTATTATGTGTTGGTGGTTTGTTAGAGTAAACCTATGTGGTTGGTGGTTTGTTGAAACTTGTGTGTTGGGAgtgatttttcttgttttctataatttactcattaattaatatgtCCAAACTGTTATGCAAACATCTAACTCTagttttatttatcatattagGTACAACAAAAGAGTATTATTTTGGGTGTCACGTCGACATTTCACTGGAGCACGAGAAGATTCCCTTATGCAtatagatataaaaattaagCTCACTTTATGAATCCTAGTATTTGAGCCTACATTTTGTATCCAAGTACTCTATTTGTGTAAAGTTGACTTTGTATCCAAGTACTCAATGTATGGGaatgatatttgttttatttttttttttcattggattAATGTAttgagtataaattataaatatacatCTGGATGTGGATATATTAAAGATCAGACAAAATCTAGATGGCCAAAATGGAAGTATTTCTTTCTCTATCATAGAAATGGCATGCCATCACAATGCTTGAAAGTTTAGAATTTGATTCCATAAGCCTGTAATTATTGACAATCCATAAACTTGTAATTTATTGGCAATCCACAAACATGTGATTTATTAGCAAGTTTATTTCACGCAGATACAAACTTTGTTAAAAAGAGGTAGCACATTAAAGTACAATAAAGTCTCAGGATTGAAGATCACTAATCGCAAATAAAGTCTTCAGTACATAACAACAAAGTCTCAACTTAAAAATGCTAAGTTCCTatcaaacacaaaaacaaagtcGTCTTCACTTCGAGCGTATCAAATACAAGTAAATAACTATGGATATTAGAAAATAGGCATGAAAAAGTGTGTGTGCATGCTGCATGTCGGCTTCTTGACTACAACGATGGGCTTGATTGTTGTGTAGTGACAACTCCCTCTTCCcaatctctttttctctcttttgaagTTCTTCCTCCGTCCTTAATGACATTATAAATCTGGGAATGAAGCTAGAATAAACTGCCTTATGTGTGATTGTATACAAAACTAAGAAGGAATGAAGAGAATATGTGCTAAGTATTATAATCATGCCATGTGCTGAGTATACAAAGAATGTGAGATTATCTAAAAAAGAATTTAGCTTCCTTCACTAGTGACAAAAACAATTGTTACAACGCCCTACCTTCTTGTAACATAAACTGAAATAGTTGCTtctcaaatttggaaaaaacaGGAAGCTATAAACACtcataagtaaataaataaaaagaagagaacaaAATAATCAGCATTTTTTGCCTCAACCTAGCTCACGGTTAGGTCATTATCACCTAGCTTAAATTGTGGGTTCATCATCTTTTGCCTTGATTACTCAACACATGCATGATTATAATAGTCAACAAAAGCAAAGCCTCTGTTATTGCTAGTGTTCTTTACATCATGTGACAGAGTTTAATAACATCAGCACACGATGCTTGTAACACAAATTCAAACCTCAGGTTGTTTTTAAACATAATGCTTTCCAAAGTGAGTAGAATTCAGATAATAAACAAACAACAAgaagcaaaaattaaaaaataaattgaaaagaaaacatataACACCaacaattaatgaaaattactATAATTATTCATAACTACTACATACTGACCTTAACTAGTTCCACATCAGTAACTTCGGGTCTCATCTCAGTAAGTACTAGCAAACAACCATAATAAGATGTTTAtgccaaaaaacaaaacaaaacaacaaacaagaaaaagggTTTAAGAAATAATTGTCTTAATATTTTAACGACCAATTATAATTGAAATTAGGTTCAAAATCCAACTTTTCACCAAGTCATTCATTGCCATCTCATTTTTATCCACTCTAGTAAATGATTTCTACTTTGCAATATTGACTCCCCATATCAAACCATTAAGTATCTTTATACATGCATATTAAATATTGCTTGTGTATCCCATGCACAACAACATTTAACTAAGCAAGCATATTATAATGCCTATGTACTGGGGCTATAAGTCTTTCTATGATTCAACAAAATTTGAGttttaatcattaataaaacaaaTCTAGGGTTGGGATCAATAAAAAATGAACGCActccataaataaaatttgagttTTACTCATTCTAATTCAACAAATGCACTCCATAAATAAAGGAAACGGAGCAAAAATGAAAACCTAGGGTTTCATTGTAAATCCAAAATGTAAATGATGGAGAACATACGGTAATGGAGGGCCCCAGCCATTGTGATGGAAAATGGTCCTGTATTTTGGTCGggatcaataaaaatatttgtctAATATCTCCATTTCCTTTTAGTGAGAAGGAAACCCATGGAAAAATCCTCAAGCACAGCAAAATCTATGCAAAAATGGACTGAGATGGAGTAGTGAGCTAGTTACCTAGGACAAAATTGAAATCGACACATTGCAGAAGCTCCCGCGCCTTGCAGAAGATCCAGCAGTTCTCTGCACCGCTGAGTTTCGTATTGCAGACTATACTTTGTTGGCAATGGGTTTTGTATTACAAACCAGGAGAAGGAGATGTAcaggaggagaagaggaagaagaaactcAAGTAGACCGGGAGAAGGGAAATCAGGCATCTagcaaaggaagaagaagttcaaaacgcaccgttttattTCTTCTAAACGGTGCGTTTTGAATCCACGTATGAAGTAGTGCACGGGGAGCTGCAGACGATGCCTACATCCAGACTTTTTCTAAATGCTTTAGCTATAAAGAGATTCtacaaaagtaaatccacaaaatggcataacttgatatagtatgttagattgtaaaactacttttactgtaaagtagatctaacatatcgtATGAAACTATGTCAacttgtgagtttacttttgtggaatctttttgtaattgtagcacttataaaaaaattggactTGAAGGCTTGTTTCCactaaaataagttttattaattcatccgcgaccaaaaaaaaaaattagctttaATAGTAGTTGTTTGAGAAGtgatattttcaatatttatgaATGGCGACAAGTCAATAGAAATGTGTTGTGGTGGACATGTTTGACAATCTATTACAAGCAAGTGACAATTCGTGTAGTTCCAAATCATGAGTATTAGTTAAAGAGTGGGTCTACAGCCACACAAGGGGATCTGGACagtgaaatttttgtttttttgctttctttcatgtatttttttaacgcttttaaatattaaaaaaaaatacaacatcattaaaaaatattttcttaattattaagtaaaaaaaaactatcggGAGCCCCCATGTATGGGTTTAGCATTTCTATTAGTTAAAACCCTAACACGACTCATAAAATAACGTATGACATGACAAAACCCACATAacctatttaataattaagttttaTTAAGTTAACTTGAACAACACAACtcattaaactcatttcaaataaatgggttgaacttaCTCGTAGATTGTTTTGActtcattaatataatttcatgcATACTACatgtataactatataaattatttacaattacaactgaattcatgataaaatatcttatactcaatatccaaaccaataaaatgtaagaaaattaatatttttataaaataattaagcagtcaaatattaatattaatattacatcccaacaacattaaaaacataaaataaatacttacaaaatttaaaaatataatttattcgtGTTATTCGGATTAATTGTAGGTTTTACAGATTGACCCGTTTATTAATCAAGTATTGTCGAGTCAACCCATTTTGATCTAAACTCGCCTATATCTAAAGCAAACCcacttattttatattatgttcaTATTAAGCTCGCGAATTGCACGTGTCATATATTGTCATCCTTAAAGAACAAGGTTGTCGGGAATATATTGTGGAGGTAGTTGTCCTACATGCATCTAGCAATTGTCAAATTACATCCAGTCCGCTCGTTTCACAGGCCTAAGTTGGATTCAAACTCTCGACTATATAGTGaattgatatgagatgaaagttgaataaaatattgttagaatattatttttttaatattatttttattttaagatttgaaaaagttgaattgtttattgtattttatttaaaaatttagaaaaattgtaataattagataagatgaaattagTTAAGAtactttttgaatccaaacaatgCCAATGAAGTGTTTATCAAAGCTCGAATGTCGCAGAACTTCTGAATCTCgacaaattaaacaaatattccaaacaagttaatagagtaataaaagatttttcagGAGAGAAGGGTTTGAGGGAGCGGGGAAGGGCTGTAACTCtatataaaagtaaaaccaTAGTTTTTACTTTGTGCACATGTTTTTGCATTGAAAGGCTTTGAGCTAACAAGATCATCTCTCTCCCGTTCGTGTTTTGCCGCAAAAGGCTATATGATACGATTCCCAAGGAATTTGAACACTGCTACTGCTCATGGGAATTTAGAAAATTGGAGTATAATCTCATGCCAACAACTTCAATTTATTACGAATGCGCAAAATTATTAATAGACCGAAACAGCTAAGTGATAATAATAGGTAGTACCTGCAGATGACTATAATCTAAACCCACAAAACAACCAAAACTACACCAAACTTAAGTATGAACCAAGCACCACCTTGCATCGTGACGTAAATGCACCATTCAAGCTCTTATTCTTGTCCCACCGCACGTGTATGTAACGTTGCAAGAGTCACTAATACGCAGGGTGTAATCGTGCAAAGGCCTCATGAGGAAGTTTGCAAAACCGGGCAAGAGAAATAGCAGCTCGCAAACACATTGGCTGTCCACCTGACTTGCCCACCGACAACAATTGTCCACGGTTTGTGAATGATGGTGTTGCTTATGCCTACGCTGGTGCCCGCCATGACTTCGCCTATGCCTGTGGGTGTGATGGTGCTCTTCGTTATCATGATCATGGTCAtggtcatcatcatcattgtcgtcgtcgtcgtcatccGCAGCAACATTAACAGCACTAACGCTGAGGGAAGGAGGAGAGGGTGGTAATGGGTTCAAGGGAAGTAGTGCACAAGCATAGTTTGCAAGTGAAAATTGTGACGCACAAAGAGGACGGGGAGCCAGTTGTGGTGGCCTCAGTGGTGGCGGCCTTAGCATGCACTCCGTCTTTGGCGGGAGCACCATGAACGCTGCAAACAGTATCAATGTAACAGTAACAATCTTGACTTTCTCCATATGAGCCATCTCGATGTGTTTCAAGTGTTACATACAGAAAGATAGGGAAGAGAATGGTTCAAGTTGTTCAAACACTGGTCCTTGCTTCCATTTAAATAGTTGCATTCGTGGGCTGCTTTggcttttttttgtttcctttagtTAGGTTCACTGGTGGGATGACCAAGAGAATGAGGTTTTGTTTGCCGGTATACGTATGGAAGAGCTTAGGTTCTGAATAAAGAGCCCCTCATTTGCTTCGTGTGAAGAGTCTGTTAGGTAACTCACAAGCCGCTATTAAAAGTTCTCTCAATACCAACTTCTTTCCTACCAAAAGAATGCACTCTTATAAAAGCTTGGAAAACAAGAAATAACCAAACTCGTACTTGAATGCACTAGACCTGAAACTCTACGTTGCCAatgtaatatatacatatacaataATGCTAAAGCCACCGATGAAATATTCAAGGATggttattcattttctttttacttaatgattaagtacgtatttttttaataatgttgtgatttatttttttaaaatgtttaagagtataaaaaaatgtatgaaaaaaaatgatggaaaaaaaagtcatttagCCTTATCGGTGACATCTCTCGTGCTACACCCAGTAGGTGTAGCATGACTcgtacatatattttttcttgattagTACCAAGTGAGcataaataaaatctcaactAATTCTGAAGGTGCACGTGTCCTCTACAAGAAATTTCTCGGAAGTACACTTCTGATAACCCAAATTGCCAAATATACTGTGGATGAACTATTTTGTAACACAAGCCGAGTGGCTAAAAAAATAACCATCTTGAATTGGTATTGGAAGACAGATCGAACTATCAATGCTCTAAAGAACATCAATTTAGGctacatttggatgttgagc
This genomic interval from Juglans microcarpa x Juglans regia isolate MS1-56 chromosome 4D, Jm3101_v1.0, whole genome shotgun sequence contains the following:
- the LOC121259436 gene encoding uncharacterized protein LOC121259436, producing MAHMEKVKIVTVTLILFAAFMVLPPKTECMLRPPPLRPPQLAPRPLCASQFSLANYACALLPLNPLPPSPPSLSVSAVNVAADDDDDDNDDDDHDHDHDNEEHHHTHRHRRSHGGHQRRHKQHHHSQTVDNCCRWASQVDSQCVCELLFLLPGFANFLMRPLHDYTLRISDSCNVTYTCGGTRIRA